The region CATATTGACGCCAGCCATCGATGGCCTCCTCAAAATTACCCACTACAGCAAAGCCCAGGGCAGTGACCCGGGCTGGAAGCCAATCCATGAGATTCCAAGCCGTTTGTGCATTGGTTTGTAATGCTTCACTCACTGGTTGGTGGTGCGTTTGACTCTGATGTTGCCAATACCGCGCAACAAATTCACTTAGCCGGTACAAAACCGCACCCATGGGTCCCAAACCAAAAGCGGCCAACACAGAAAACCATGCCAACACACCAAACACATGTCGATGTGAAGCCAGTACGGAAAACTGAATAACACGTCCAATCATGTCGCTACGTGACCAGTTCTGCGTTTCAATATGCTGCCAGTCTGACAATAAAGTACGCGCCAACGGTTCATCGTCCACAGCCAGAGCATCACGAATTTGGGTGAAGTGAAAGCTGAACTGGCGGAACCCCAGAGATGCATAGAGAACCAAAGCACTCCAAACCATGGCCAATGGCCAGCCAATCCACAAGTCCAATGCCCAGTAAACCAGCAAAGCCAAGAGAGACGGCAGACCAACCGCTGCGCCCCAAGCCAGCCAGCCGTGCAAGGGTTTACCTGCATCCAAATTCCGGGTACACCATCTCACCCAAGAACGCATGGATGCATGGATGACATTGCCCCGGCCCAGGGGATGCGCCTGCTCCAGCAGCAGAGCAAAAAGTACAGAGATAAAGCTCATGTAATCATCATAGCGGCAGTGATGCTCAAGCTCGCAAAAAACGATAAAAGTTACGCAACATACCGGCCGTGGCACCCCATATAAAGCGTTCGTTGTCACCATCCTGATAGGGCATGGACAACCATTCGCGCTGAACACCTTGCCAATTGACCAAGTGATGCCGATGGTGTGCCGGATTCATCAAAAAATGCAACGGCACCTCAAAGGCTTCGGCCACTTCAAACGGATTGAGTTGCAACGAAAAATCGGGTGAGACCAGCGCAACAACGGGGGTCACATGAAACATCGAACCGGTCACATAAACCGGCAATTGGCCCAACACTTCCACAAATGAAGCAGCCAGTCCAACCTCTTCCTGGGCCTCACGCAAGGCGGCCGCGGCTGCATCGGCATCTGTCGCATCCATGCGCCCTCCTGGAAACGCAATTTGCCCCGAATGGGTTGAAAGATGCATGGTTCGCAACGTGAGTAGCACCGTGGGTTCAGGGCGCATGATGATCGGCACAAGCACCGCGGCGGACACGGGTGAACGGTCTAAAAATTTTTTCTCGGCCAGAAATTCAGGTTCCCATGCCAAGGGTGCAACAAACCGCTGGCGCAAGGCCTGGGGCTGCAAGGCCTCCATAGGTACAGCAGGCAAATGGTGATCAACCCTGTCCACCGGCACCGTTTTCGGATTAATCTTGGCGTGAGTCATGCGCTGCAAATTTCAATGGGTAAAGCCTGACAAAAAAAAACCGCCACACGTTCAGCGCGGCGGTTTTTGGGAGAGGCTTTGTGCCAATCAAGCAGCTGTGGTAGCAGCCACTTTGCGTGCAGGCAGTTTTTCTTTGATACGTGCCGACTTACCGCTGCGGTCGCGCAAGTAGTAAAGCTTGGCACGACGCACATCACCACGACGTTTGACTTCAATGCTGGCAATCAAAGGGCTGTAAGTTTGGAATGTACGCTCAACACCTTCACCGCTGGAGATTTTGCGAACGGTAAAACCGCTGTTCAGGCCACGATTACGCTTGGCAATCACCACGCCTTCGTAAGCTTGCAAACGCTTGCGTGTACCTTCAACCACATTCAAGCTCACCACCACGGTGTCGCCAGGGCCAAAGTCAGGAATGGTTTTATTCAGACGAGCAATTTCTTCTTGCTCAAGGATTTGAATCAGATTCATAGGGTCTTTCAATGATCATGCAAGCACCAGTGTCACCATGACACATGCTGAGATACAAACATCACAGCGGTCTTACAGAGGATCGGTAAGCCCAGCATTATAGCGTGACAATGTAACCTCATCTGATTTTGATAAATGTCCGGCACGGCGCGCCTGGTCAATCAATTCTGGACG is a window of Rhodoferax lithotrophicus DNA encoding:
- a CDS encoding cobalamin biosynthesis protein, giving the protein MSFISVLFALLLEQAHPLGRGNVIHASMRSWVRWCTRNLDAGKPLHGWLAWGAAVGLPSLLALLVYWALDLWIGWPLAMVWSALVLYASLGFRQFSFHFTQIRDALAVDDEPLARTLLSDWQHIETQNWSRSDMIGRVIQFSVLASHRHVFGVLAWFSVLAAFGLGPMGAVLYRLSEFVARYWQHQSQTHHQPVSEALQTNAQTAWNLMDWLPARVTALGFAVVGNFEEAIDGWRQYAEQSGQQNDGLLLAATAGAVNISLPTMGMPVPGLAASVVGERPNQRPAPELAHLAIVVGLVWRAVVMWVVLLALLTLARLLG
- a CDS encoding CoA pyrophosphatase; this encodes MTHAKINPKTVPVDRVDHHLPAVPMEALQPQALRQRFVAPLAWEPEFLAEKKFLDRSPVSAAVLVPIIMRPEPTVLLTLRTMHLSTHSGQIAFPGGRMDATDADAAAAALREAQEEVGLAASFVEVLGQLPVYVTGSMFHVTPVVALVSPDFSLQLNPFEVAEAFEVPLHFLMNPAHHRHHLVNWQGVQREWLSMPYQDGDNERFIWGATAGMLRNFYRFLRA
- the rplS gene encoding 50S ribosomal protein L19, which produces MNLIQILEQEEIARLNKTIPDFGPGDTVVVSLNVVEGTRKRLQAYEGVVIAKRNRGLNSGFTVRKISSGEGVERTFQTYSPLIASIEVKRRGDVRRAKLYYLRDRSGKSARIKEKLPARKVAATTAA